The Candidatus Methylacidiphilales bacterium genome segment CACTTCAGCGTCCCGGGCAAACGTTCCGAGCCCATCCTGCTGCATGATGCGCCGCCGGATCACAAACAGGACGCCCTGGCCAGCATTGCCCAGGCCATAGGACCCAAAGCCAAATTGTTAGCCTTGGAGGAATTGCTCAAACACTCGCGGGATCTGGATGCGCCCACCGTGGAACAAATCGTGGCCGACATCGATGCGACGATTGCCAAGACTCCCTCCTCCCAGCAGGTGGCCGCCGTCGAACTGGCCCTGGCCCGCGACGAACTCATCGAGGAAACCACCCTGAAAGGAAAGTTTGACGCCGCTTCCGTCAGCAAATTCATCCCCCGCGACCCCCGCCCGTTTGTCAATCTTGCGGAATCCCTCAGCGCCTCGAAACAATCCCGCTATGTGCTCCGCGTCTCGGTCATTTTGGGCGAACGCTGGCACAAATTTGCGACCGACATCCTTCCCTATGCCAACGGACGCATCGCGGAAGTCGTCATTGAATCCTACAAGAAAAACGGGCGCCTGGAGGAGGTGCTCGGCGCGGTCGAACGCCTCGTGCGCGAACGCAAACTGCATTACGACTTCCTGATCTGGATTTGCAAAAACCGCCGGAAAGAATTCCAACCGCTCATCAACGTCCAGTTGTTTTACGCGATTCTTTCCGTTCTTGAACTTGACACGCTTGAGGGCAGCCGGAAGTCCGGACGTCTCCAGGACCTCTTGATCAGCAACAAGGATTTGATCCGCGACCTGCTCGAAGGCGCGCGCGAAGACGAGGTGCGGGATGTGACTCGCGCCATCATGCTCAGCCCGATTTTTGACGAGCTCGACAAGCGCTCCGTCCTGGCCACGCTCGTCAAACTGTACCCGTTCATCCAGGTCATGATCATCGGCGGGGAAAACAAGTCCGAAAACATTTCGTTTGTTGTTTCCTGGGACAGCCTCGCCAAACGCAAAACCGAGCTCGAGGAAATCATCACGAAAAAAATCCCGGAAAACAGCCGGGACATCGCGGTCGCCCGCTCCTACGGCGATTTGCGGGAGAACAGCGAATTCAAGGCGGCCAAGGAAATGCAAAGCGTGCTCATGCGCAGGCGGGCCGAGTTGGAATCCATGCTGCTGCGCGCCCAGGGCACCGACTTCAAAGGCGCGGACACCTCCGCCGTCAACATCGGCACCATCGTGGATCTGGTGGACCTGAATGCCGGCGAAAAACTTTGCTACACCATTCTCGGCGCCTGGGACAGCGAACCTGAAAAGGGGATCATTTCCTATCTGACGCCTGTCGCGCAGGGGCTCCATAAAAAAGCCGTCGGTGATACGGCCGACGTGACGTTCGACAATGGAGAGACCCGCAAGGTGCGCATTGAAGCGATCCGCGCCTATAATCCCTGAGTATTACCTTAACCCCAACACCAACCCACTAACATAGATTAATTAAGCAGTAAAGATGAGCTCGACTAAAATTGTTGCAATCAAGGCAAGAGAAATACTGGACTCCCGCGGCAACCCCACACTGGAAGCGGAAGTGCATCTGGCAGGCGGCGCCATCGGCAGCGCCATGGTCCCTTCCGGCGCCAGCACCGGCGTCAACGAAGCCGTCGAATTACGCGATGGCGACAAGTCCCGCTACCTCGGCAAAGGCGTGTTGAAAGCCGTTGCGAATGTGGATAAAAAAATCGGCCCCGCTCTCATCGGCCACGACGCCCTTGACCAGATCGGCATCGACAAAGCCATGATCGCGCTCGACGGCACCCCGACCAAAAAGAAATTGGGCGCCAACGCAATTCTCGGAGTTTCCCTGGCCAATGCCAAAGCCGCCGCCGCCGCCCTCGGACAACCGCTCTACAAATACCTCGGCGGGCCCAATGCGAAAGTCCTTCCCGTTCCCATGGCCAACATCATGAACGGCGGCGCGCACTCCGACGCCCCCATCGATTTCCAGGAATTCATGATCGTCCCCAAAGGCGCCCCGAATTTCCGCGAAGCCATCCGCTATGGCGTGGAGGTCTTTCATGCCCTCAAAGGGATTCTGCATGACCGCCACCTCGGCACCGCCGTCGGCGACGAAGGCGGCTTCGCGCCCAAGCTAAGCTCGACCGAGGATGCCCTGGAAGTCATCGCACTCGCGGTGAAAAAAGCGGGATATGTCCTGGGCAAGGACATCTTTATAGCCCTGGACGTGGCCAGCAGCGAATTCTACAACGCCTCGACAAAAAAATATGTCTTCAAAAAATCCGACAAGAGCCAGCGTACCGCCGAGGAACTTGTTGCATTCTACAAAGATCTCCAGAAAAAATACCCGATCATCTCAATCGAAGACGGCACCGCCGAGGAAGATTGGGACGGTTGGAAGAAACTGACCGTCGGTTTGGGCGCCAATACCCAACTTGTGGGCGACGATCTGTTCGTCACCAATGTTTCCTTCCTCAAGAAGGGCATCGATCTGGGCGTGGCCAACTCGATCCTGGTCAAAGTCAACCAGATTGGTTCGCTCACCGAAACCTTTGACGCGATTGAAATGGCCAAGTGCGCGAAATATACCGCAGTCATCAGCCATCGCAGCGGCGAAACCGAGGACACGACCATTTCCGATATTGCCGTGGCGACCAATGCGGGCCAAATTAAAACCGGCTCGTTCTCCCGCTCCGATCGTCTTGCCAAGTATAACCGCTTGATCAAGATCGAGGAAGAGCTGGGTGATAACGCCGTCTATGGCGGTCAGATCTAAGTTTTTCGATCCGCGCAGTGTTAAAACCACTGCGCGAGCCCAACAGGCGCACCTGTGGCAGAAACTGCTGCCTTGGGTTTATTTCCTTCTCATTGTTGGCCTGGGCGTGCTGACTTTTGCCATCTTTGAGCCTGTCATCCGGCGCAGCCAAAACGAACAAGACCGCAAGATCAACCTGCAAAAGCAGATTGAGGAACAGCAACAGCTCAGCATCAAGATTCAGGAGGAATTGTGGGCGTTGAAGGACGATCCCTATTATATCGAACGCATGGCGCGCGATATCTTGAATTACGGGCGTGAGGGCGAGGTCATTTTCAAATTCCCGCCTTATGAACCCAATAGCAGCCACCCGCAGGACCCATCGGCAAAACCCTGAATGTCCCGCTTTTGATTCAGGCCTGCTTATGACGCAAGAAATTTTTCACTTCGTGTTGTCATGAACAAAACTAATCCCTAAATTGCATCATTATGAAAAAGCCCATTCGTGTTGCTGTTACCGGCGCTGCCGGACAGATCGGTTACTCCCTCCTCTTCCGCATTGCCTCAGGCGCCATGTTCGGCCCCGAGCAACCGCTCATCCTCCAATTGATTGAAGCCCCAATTGAAAAGGCCCTCAAGGCCCTCGAAGGCGTCGCCATGGAACTCGAAGATTGCGCGTTCCCGCTGCTCAAAGGCATTGTGCAAACCGGTGATGCGCGCGTTGGCTTCAAGGACGCCAATTGGTGCCTGCTCATCGGTGCCAAACCCCGCGGGCCCGGCATGGAACGCGCCGACCTGCTCAAGGACAACGGAAAAATTTTCATCGAACAAGGAAAAATCATCGACGAAGTCGCGGCTGACGACGCCCGCGTTGCCGTGGTCGGAAACCCTGCCAACACCAACTGCATGATCGCCGCCAGCCAGGCCAAACGCCTGCCTGCCGAACGTTTCACCGCGATGGTTCGCCTCGACCAAAACCGCGCACAGACCCAGCTCGCCAAAAAAGCCGGCGTGGATCTGACCGCCGTGAAAGACATCTTTATCTACGGCAACCACAGTCCGACCATGTTCCCCGCCTTCAACCACGCCACCATCAACGGCAAACCTGTTGTTGAAGTCATCGAAGACAAGGAATGGCTCAAAGGAGCGTTTTGCGAAACCGTCGGCAAGCGCGGCGCGGCGATCATTGCCGCCCGAGGCGCATCTTCGGCCGCATCGGCCGCCAATGCTCTCGTGGACCATGTGCATGATCTCGTCACGCCTGGCGCAATCCATTCTGTGGCTGTCAAATCAAACGGCGCCTATGGATTCGATCCCAATGTCTGGGCCGGCATGCCCGTCCGCACGACAACCCCCGGCAGTTATGAGGCCATCATCAACTACGAATTCTGCTGTGATTTCCCCAAGGGCAAGCTGGCGGCAACCAACAAGGAACTTGTTGAAGAACGTTCCTTTGTCGCCTCCATGATCGGCGCCTGAAAAAGAAAAAGCTCGGAATTTAACGCAAAGACGCCAAGGCGCAAAGGAAAGCCGAATGACCGGGTGGGTATGGAACAATCTGCTCCCATTCCCCTGACAAGGGGGAAGAGAAGGGGGTTTTGTTTGCCGCAAAAAAACGTCCGACAGAGGACCGGATTCGTCCGGTGCGCGAACATTTTTTGCCACAGTATGTGAAGATACTCCAACCGTAAGGTTGGGGAGCTTCACCTGCGGCGCTGGTGGGGAAGTGCGACGGAGAGAGCGGGATTATTGGGGTCCTGGCCTTCCCGGCAACGATAGGTAATGCGGCCTTTGGAAAGGTCGTACGGGCTCATTTCCATCTTCACTTTGTCGCCGATATTGAGGCGGATGAAGTTTTTCCGCATTTTGCCGGAGATATGGGCCAGTACTTCATGGCCATTAACGAGCTCGACACGAAAGGTGGTGCCTTTCATGACTGCTTTGATTTTTCCTTCAACTTCGATGGTTTCGCCTGCCACAATAATTCCGTATTTTTAGTTAGCCTAGCCCTTCATCATAACGAAAGGTGAAGAGTTGGCCAATGAAAAATTTAAGGAGTTGGAAATGCCTAAGCATCCGGCCTTTGTGATTTTTGAGTGCGAGGGCAGGCGGCCAAGGGAATCTTGCTCCTTGACGGGCTGAATCAAGGTCACTAATCCTGCCATTAGCAAAGGGACTGAGTACGGGCAAGGCTGGGCAGTTGCTGGTATTTTATAGGGGGCGAGAAGCGTTGATATCTTACAAAAGGTAATGCGGAGCTGTGTTATGAAAGGGTACATGAATCACAGAGTGGCCGTCGGAGCGGCTTTCGGAGCAATCGTTTTGACGATTGCCGCTGTGGTTTCGTGTCGTAATGACTCCAAGGCAGGCGCAGGGGTGGCTGCATCGCCCGCGCCAGGTTCGGTTTCGTCACAGCCTGCGCCTTTTATGCCGGAGAAAAGTGACACGAATACGCACACTTCCAGCACGGCCCAGGGTACTGTAAATCCCAGCCCTTGTAAAAATACCCCCGGTACTCCGGATCTTAAAACAGCGGGAAAGCAGCAAGTCCCGGCCGTGAGAACCACGGGGAAAAAACAGAGCGATAGGCCGGGCGCATACGTTCAGGACAAGGTTTTGCATAAACAACACGACGGAGTTTCCAACAGCGGGCTGGTGTTGGCAGCGGCCGGACCCGATGATGCCCTGCGGATCGCGAAAGATTGGAACATTCCCGGCAAGAACTATCCGGAGCAATGCCAGCCGTTTGCAGACGAGCTTTTTCGCCGCATGGATGCGGCCGGCGTTGAGGCGTACAAAGTGAAATTCAGTTGGGAGAGTTATAATTTTACCGCACGCACCCGGAACGGAGCCCATGTGATGGTCGTGTTCAAGGATGCCCGGGGGCGGTATTACGGCATGGACAACATGGCCTTGCAGCCAGTGTGGCTCCGCGGCGATTCTGCGGAAGCATGGACGGAATTTTTTGCTGGAATGGATCTGGGGGTCCGGGTTTTGGATTGTGTGGCCAGCCGTGCGGCGCGGAATCATGCAAGGGCTGTTGTGGCTGTTCGGTAAAGTGGGCGAGATGCGGATGGTTTTTTCTTCACATTCTTCGGCGCAGCTTGACTTGTGCTAATAGGCGGATTAAACTGACTACTGCAAGGCAAGCTCGTTTCTGCGGGGGATTCATTCAGGAGTGCTCTTTTATCTTTCCCGGCCCCATTCTCGACAGAATCCGCCGTGTGAATTCCATGTCCCTGAGTTTGTGTGACGAACCGCCCTGCCGGTGGCAAGATTTCATTCAGGAAACAACATTGTGGCAACTTCAGCTATGAAAACGCAAATCAAGATTTTGCATTTGGAAGACAGCCTCATGGATGCGGAATTGATCACCGCAAAACTGCGGGCGGGAGGCCTGAAATTTGAATCCATACGGGTCGAGAACCGTGACAACTTCCTGGCTGCCCTGAAGAAAGGCGGATTCGATTTGATTTTGGCGGATCGTACCACGCCGACATTCGACGGTATTTCCGCCCTTCAAGCGGCCCGGACGTACACGCCCGATGTGCCGTTTATTTTTGTTTCGGGCACCCTCGAAGAAGAAGTGGCGATTGAGTCGTTGAAAAATGGGGCGACAGATTATGTTCTCAAGCACCGGTTGTCCCGCCTCGTGCCGGCCATCAGCCGTGCATTGGACGAAGTCATCATCAGGAAAAAGCAAAAGCAACTCGAACAGCAGTTGATCCAGGCGCAGAAAATGGAGGGATTGGGCACCCTGGCCGGTGGAATCGCGCACGATTTCAACAATATCCTGACCGTCATCCAGTTTCACGCGACACTGTTGGCCCAGAAAGGCCACAGCGAGGCGGAGCTTGCTGAGGTGTCGGCCATTATCAAGACCGCAACCGAGCGCGGCGCCAGCCTTGTCAAACAATTGATGGCTTTTGCAAGAAAATCCGAGGCCGTTCAATCGCAAGTCGATGTGAACACGTTTGTGGAGGACCTGCTCAAAATGCTGCGCCGGACCTTTCCCCGAAACATTGCCTTTGAAAAAAAACTGGCGCACGGCCTTCCCTCGCTTGTGTCAGACCAGGGCCAATTGCATCAGGCGTTGCTGAACCTCTGCGTGAATGCGCGGGACGCCATGCCGAACGGAGGAAAGCTGTCGATCACAACGGGAAAAATTTCAGGAAAGTCGCTTGCGGCTCGTTATCCTCAGGCCAAGCGTGAGGAATATATCTTCATTGAAGTCGAGGACAATGGAAGCGGCATGGATAAGGACACGCAAAAGCGTATTTTCGACCCCTTTTTTACAACCAAGGGAATCGACAAGGGAACGGGCCTTGGCCTGGCGGTTGTGTATGGCATTGTTCAAAGCCATAACGGGTTCATTGAGGTGGACAGCCAGCCCGGCCGCGGCACGCGGTTTGAACTTTATTTTCCATGGGCGGCGAAAACAGCGCAGGTGGCCGATGACACTGAAGCTGGGAAGCCGCCAATGCCCGGTGGCAACGAGACAATCCTGTTGGTTGAGGATGAGCCCTTGCTGCTGGATTTGGTAAAACAATTGCTCCAGGCACGGGGATACAAAGTGATTTCGGCACAGGATGGTGTGGAAGCCGTTGAAACTTTTTCCCGGCACAGTCAGGAAATCGACATGGTCCTGTCCGATATGGGTTTGCCCAGGCAGGACGGCTTGCGGGCGTTTCTCGACATAAAGAAAATAAAACCGGATGTGAAGGCGGCGCTATGCAGCGGATCTTTGGAGCCCCGCATCAAGTCCCAGATGCTGATGGCCGGGGTGAAGGATTTTATTTTAAAACCGTTTGAACCGCACCAGATCCTGAAAAAAGTCCGGGATATTTTGGATGCGGATAAAACCGGAGCTTAAAACAGGAATTCGATTGGCCGCGAACTCCGACATCCGTCGCGAGCGGGAATGCGCAAAAGACGCAAAATTTGAAACGGAATGCTTGAAACCTTTGAGTTCTTTTGCGTTTCTCGCGCCAAAAATCCGCGTTTATCCGTGTGCATCCGTGGTTCTACGCAAGTTTAAAGCTTCCTTTATCTTTGCGTCCTTTCTGTAAAAAATGTGTTTCCCGTCGTGTGAAAAATCTTTTCATATTCCGGATGGCAGAGCTCCGGATCTTTCCCTAATCTCAATTTATGCCCGAACCCGGATTGGCTCAATTGCTGCATCATCCGGCTTTGGCCCGATTTTTCCACGCCTGGGACGCCAAGAAGGAAATTTGCCTGCATTCCCTGCCGGCAAGCGCCCAGGCCTATTTGCTGGCGGCATGGCGGCTTCAACATCCGGAACTCGCCATGGCGGTATTGGCGCCGTCCGTGCGGTTGCAGGAGGAAATTTCAAACGACCTGGAAGCATGGAAATGCGAGGCCCTGGTTTTTCCCGAAACCGGGGGCCTTGGACCCGGTGCCGCGCAAGATCCGGACTTGCAGGCTGAAACCCAGGACGCGTTGCATGCCTTGCTGGACAATTCCAACCGGCTGCTGATCGCCACGGAAAGCGCCTGGGAAAGAAAGCTTCCGCCACCCGGCTTGTTCAAAAAAAGCCTGCTTGCAATCCGGCGGGGCATTGCCTTGCCAATGGAAAATTTCCTCCAGGATTTGATCCGGGCCGGATACCAGCAGGAAGGCATGGCCGGCCAGCGGGGCCAGTTTTCGCGGCGCGGCGGAATCATGGATGTTTTTTCCTGGAACGGACAAATGCCGCTGCGCATTGAATGGTTCGGGGATGAAATCGAATCCATCCGGGAATTCGATCCCGCAGACCAGCAATCCATCCGGCAACTAACATCCGCCTCGGTTTCGCTTGCGGTGCTGGAACAGGACCCGGAAAGTTCGGTTTCTCT includes the following:
- a CDS encoding GreA/GreB family elongation factor → MDSDLQQMVDSEQLPADLVPKLEKLTPGTCCQHRSWGTGKIREWDKVLNRIVIDFQTKAGHQMEFKYAADSLIPLPDDHIEAVKLNDPAGARELAAKDPLALMKIVVRSLQNFATAPRIEETLCPSVIPVADWKKWWEGAKRVMKKNPHFSVPGKRSEPILLHDAPPDHKQDALASIAQAIGPKAKLLALEELLKHSRDLDAPTVEQIVADIDATIAKTPSSQQVAAVELALARDELIEETTLKGKFDAASVSKFIPRDPRPFVNLAESLSASKQSRYVLRVSVILGERWHKFATDILPYANGRIAEVVIESYKKNGRLEEVLGAVERLVRERKLHYDFLIWICKNRRKEFQPLINVQLFYAILSVLELDTLEGSRKSGRLQDLLISNKDLIRDLLEGAREDEVRDVTRAIMLSPIFDELDKRSVLATLVKLYPFIQVMIIGGENKSENISFVVSWDSLAKRKTELEEIITKKIPENSRDIAVARSYGDLRENSEFKAAKEMQSVLMRRRAELESMLLRAQGTDFKGADTSAVNIGTIVDLVDLNAGEKLCYTILGAWDSEPEKGIISYLTPVAQGLHKKAVGDTADVTFDNGETRKVRIEAIRAYNP
- the eno gene encoding phosphopyruvate hydratase produces the protein MSSTKIVAIKAREILDSRGNPTLEAEVHLAGGAIGSAMVPSGASTGVNEAVELRDGDKSRYLGKGVLKAVANVDKKIGPALIGHDALDQIGIDKAMIALDGTPTKKKLGANAILGVSLANAKAAAAALGQPLYKYLGGPNAKVLPVPMANIMNGGAHSDAPIDFQEFMIVPKGAPNFREAIRYGVEVFHALKGILHDRHLGTAVGDEGGFAPKLSSTEDALEVIALAVKKAGYVLGKDIFIALDVASSEFYNASTKKYVFKKSDKSQRTAEELVAFYKDLQKKYPIISIEDGTAEEDWDGWKKLTVGLGANTQLVGDDLFVTNVSFLKKGIDLGVANSILVKVNQIGSLTETFDAIEMAKCAKYTAVISHRSGETEDTTISDIAVATNAGQIKTGSFSRSDRLAKYNRLIKIEEELGDNAVYGGQI
- a CDS encoding septum formation initiator family protein produces the protein MAVRSKFFDPRSVKTTARAQQAHLWQKLLPWVYFLLIVGLGVLTFAIFEPVIRRSQNEQDRKINLQKQIEEQQQLSIKIQEELWALKDDPYYIERMARDILNYGREGEVIFKFPPYEPNSSHPQDPSAKP
- a CDS encoding malate dehydrogenase, whose translation is MKKPIRVAVTGAAGQIGYSLLFRIASGAMFGPEQPLILQLIEAPIEKALKALEGVAMELEDCAFPLLKGIVQTGDARVGFKDANWCLLIGAKPRGPGMERADLLKDNGKIFIEQGKIIDEVAADDARVAVVGNPANTNCMIAASQAKRLPAERFTAMVRLDQNRAQTQLAKKAGVDLTAVKDIFIYGNHSPTMFPAFNHATINGKPVVEVIEDKEWLKGAFCETVGKRGAAIIAARGASSAASAANALVDHVHDLVTPGAIHSVAVKSNGAYGFDPNVWAGMPVRTTTPGSYEAIINYEFCCDFPKGKLAATNKELVEERSFVASMIGA
- a CDS encoding response regulator, which encodes MKTQIKILHLEDSLMDAELITAKLRAGGLKFESIRVENRDNFLAALKKGGFDLILADRTTPTFDGISALQAARTYTPDVPFIFVSGTLEEEVAIESLKNGATDYVLKHRLSRLVPAISRALDEVIIRKKQKQLEQQLIQAQKMEGLGTLAGGIAHDFNNILTVIQFHATLLAQKGHSEAELAEVSAIIKTATERGASLVKQLMAFARKSEAVQSQVDVNTFVEDLLKMLRRTFPRNIAFEKKLAHGLPSLVSDQGQLHQALLNLCVNARDAMPNGGKLSITTGKISGKSLAARYPQAKREEYIFIEVEDNGSGMDKDTQKRIFDPFFTTKGIDKGTGLGLAVVYGIVQSHNGFIEVDSQPGRGTRFELYFPWAAKTAQVADDTEAGKPPMPGGNETILLVEDEPLLLDLVKQLLQARGYKVISAQDGVEAVETFSRHSQEIDMVLSDMGLPRQDGLRAFLDIKKIKPDVKAALCSGSLEPRIKSQMLMAGVKDFILKPFEPHQILKKVRDILDADKTGA